A single Dechloromonas denitrificans DNA region contains:
- a CDS encoding FaeA/PapI family transcriptional regulator, translated as MPTNPVLEHLKKHGQLLDSEIAAATGISLKQVRLSLTDLSERGEISRCTVTTFKDGKPIEGFQCRVSGYFPPAAPGRKPTK; from the coding sequence ATGCCCACCAACCCGGTCCTCGAACACCTGAAGAAGCACGGTCAGCTACTAGACTCCGAGATTGCCGCCGCAACTGGGATCTCGCTTAAACAAGTCCGTCTCTCGCTGACCGATCTCTCGGAGCGCGGCGAGATTTCCCGTTGCACCGTGACCACCTTCAAGGATGGCAAGCCCATCGAAGGCTTCCAGTGCCGCGTTTCCGGTTATTTCCCGCCGGCCGCTCCGGGCCGCAAGCCGACCAAATAG
- the eutS gene encoding ethanolamine utilization microcompartment protein EutS: protein MENRVEKERIIQEFVPGKQVTLAHLIAHPTDELSKKIGVPGAEAIGIMTLTPGETAMIAGDIATKAANIQIGFLDRFSGALVIYGSVGSVEEALNQVIATLERSLGYAVCQTTKT from the coding sequence ATGGAAAACCGAGTCGAAAAAGAGCGCATCATCCAGGAATTCGTTCCTGGAAAGCAGGTGACTCTCGCCCATCTGATCGCTCACCCGACCGACGAGCTGAGTAAAAAAATCGGTGTTCCGGGCGCCGAAGCGATCGGCATCATGACCCTCACGCCCGGCGAAACCGCGATGATCGCTGGCGACATCGCCACCAAGGCTGCCAACATCCAGATCGGCTTTCTCGATCGTTTCAGTGGCGCGCTGGTCATCTACGGTTCGGTCGGCTCAGTCGAAGAAGCCTTGAACCAGGTCATAGCAACGCTTGAGCGTTCCTTGGGGTATGCGGTATGTCAGACCACAAAGACGTAA
- a CDS encoding EutP/PduV family microcompartment system protein — MSDHKDVIIDRAHAFMLMGPVGAGKSTLFNALFERGSDVQKTQAVEYESDLGVDTPGEFFSHPRLYRALINTAADVGTLVYVHAADDFACRMPPGFLQIYPGKHLVVALTKTDLPEADPDRVEALLREQGIAGDVFRISSQHPESIAPLALRLLEFQREAESATALEV, encoded by the coding sequence ATGTCAGACCACAAAGACGTAATCATCGACCGGGCGCACGCCTTCATGCTGATGGGGCCGGTCGGCGCCGGCAAGTCGACCCTGTTCAATGCCCTGTTCGAGCGCGGCAGCGACGTTCAGAAAACGCAGGCGGTCGAATACGAAAGCGATCTCGGCGTTGATACGCCGGGCGAGTTTTTCAGCCACCCCCGCCTTTACCGTGCCTTGATCAATACCGCCGCCGATGTCGGCACCCTGGTCTATGTCCATGCCGCCGACGACTTCGCCTGTCGCATGCCGCCGGGTTTTCTGCAGATCTACCCGGGCAAGCACCTGGTCGTCGCGTTGACCAAGACCGATCTGCCCGAGGCTGACCCTGACCGTGTCGAAGCACTGCTCCGCGAACAGGGAATCGCCGGGGACGTTTTTCGGATCTCGAGCCAGCATCCCGAAAGCATTGCACCCCTTGCCCTCCGGCTTCTCGAATTTCAAAGAGAGGCCGAATCCGCCACGGCGTTGGAGGTTTAG
- the eutQ gene encoding ethanolamine utilization acetate kinase EutQ — protein sequence MKKLITAETIRQQHAAGKQRLEVELPATIITPEARTLATQLHIELVESVAPRKEKTGTAVPAASAIPHRAERPAPHPEELAAIRAAIVARLPKGSVSDDVIEQLIRKALDEKSAGVAAVASGPAEANAEGAGYGIKHVKGSSVQFSRFDGAGAGNTVGLSDVITASDHSPMAAGYMAWSNCFFPWTLTYDEIDVILEGELHIRHQGKTVIGLPGDVIFIPKGSAIEFGSPSNVRFLYVTYPADWQNQ from the coding sequence ATGAAAAAACTGATCACTGCGGAAACCATCCGCCAGCAGCACGCCGCCGGCAAACAGCGGCTTGAGGTCGAACTTCCGGCGACCATCATTACCCCCGAGGCCCGGACGCTGGCGACCCAGTTGCACATCGAACTGGTTGAGAGCGTCGCGCCGCGGAAAGAAAAGACCGGCACTGCCGTTCCCGCTGCATCGGCCATCCCGCACCGCGCCGAGCGCCCGGCGCCGCATCCCGAAGAGCTCGCCGCAATTCGCGCTGCCATCGTCGCCCGTTTGCCGAAAGGCAGCGTTTCCGACGACGTTATCGAGCAATTGATTCGCAAGGCCCTCGACGAGAAATCGGCCGGCGTCGCCGCTGTCGCTTCCGGCCCGGCCGAGGCCAATGCCGAGGGCGCCGGGTACGGCATCAAGCATGTCAAGGGCAGTTCGGTTCAGTTCTCCCGCTTCGACGGCGCCGGGGCCGGCAATACGGTCGGCCTGAGCGACGTGATCACGGCCAGCGACCACAGTCCGATGGCTGCCGGGTACATGGCGTGGAGCAACTGCTTTTTCCCCTGGACGCTGACCTACGACGAAATCGACGTGATCCTCGAGGGCGAGCTGCATATTCGCCATCAGGGAAAGACCGTCATCGGCCTGCCCGGCGACGTCATTTTCATTCCCAAAGGCTCGGCCATCGAATTCGGTTCGCCGAGCAACGTGCGTTTCCTCTACGTCACCTATCCGGCGGACTGGCAAAACCAGTAA
- the eutT gene encoding ethanolamine utilization cob(I)yrinic acid a,c-diamide adenosyltransferase EutT, with the protein MGTFITETWLREHFSLAPGTEIHLPAEGQLTPAARTLIGERRIGVKFIDAAGRTYLESGPAPRDSGDQAVARLKVHPLTSQATREAAACTLCGQEVAHKSEAMTHLDARQLVAKNHPRMHLRGKLDTVIAHAVWVQSELPASGGDGKVALWLADVRSCLGMVLRGEVTGETVPAIHMGELDAEAIHRLSHDPLRYFGHDHIVPDAAQGVMVARLNLLRALIREAELAAANVYIDANYQLTRPDILESLNRLSSAVYVLMMLSYVATLGGPEQPGGHS; encoded by the coding sequence ATGGGCACTTTCATCACCGAAACCTGGCTGCGCGAACACTTCAGCCTCGCCCCCGGCACCGAGATTCATCTGCCGGCGGAGGGGCAGTTGACGCCGGCGGCACGCACGCTGATCGGCGAGCGGCGCATCGGCGTCAAGTTCATCGACGCCGCCGGGCGGACCTATCTTGAAAGCGGCCCGGCGCCGCGCGACTCGGGTGATCAAGCGGTGGCGCGCCTCAAGGTACATCCGCTGACCAGCCAGGCCACCCGGGAAGCGGCAGCGTGTACGCTGTGCGGCCAGGAAGTCGCGCACAAGTCGGAGGCGATGACCCATCTCGACGCCCGGCAACTGGTCGCCAAAAACCACCCGCGCATGCATTTGCGCGGCAAGCTCGATACCGTCATCGCCCATGCCGTCTGGGTGCAAAGCGAACTGCCGGCGAGCGGCGGCGACGGCAAGGTGGCGCTCTGGCTGGCCGATGTCCGCTCCTGTCTGGGCATGGTGTTGCGTGGCGAAGTGACCGGCGAGACGGTGCCGGCCATCCATATGGGCGAACTCGACGCCGAAGCCATTCATCGCCTGTCGCATGACCCTTTGCGTTATTTCGGCCATGACCATATCGTGCCGGATGCCGCCCAGGGCGTAATGGTGGCCCGCCTCAATCTCCTGCGCGCCCTGATTCGCGAAGCCGAACTGGCGGCCGCCAATGTCTACATCGATGCCAATTACCAGCTGACGCGGCCGGATATCCTGGAATCGCTCAACCGGCTGAGCAGTGCGGTCTATGTGCTGATGATGCTCAGCTACGTCGCCACTCTTGGCGGGCCCGAGCAGCCGGGGGGGCATTCCTGA